A region from the Buteo buteo chromosome 19, bButBut1.hap1.1, whole genome shotgun sequence genome encodes:
- the FOXM1 gene encoding forkhead box protein M1 isoform X2 codes for MRTSPRRPLILKRRKLTLPQKDASSTSTRDENSGQDGKTSKQEHSQEDPHNSQPRDKMDCGLQKFPAGIKIIDHPTMPNTQVVAIPTNADIQSIIEALTAKGKECGNNGPNKFILISSGGTSRSAGPTPSQHLPSEKKPCAAAKAADGQEREKNVAQTPGLAGGTTVWHSGTDSAVGQEQESNSSGETMSSVLDNSLTNIQWLGKMRSDGLSPSSVKKDMEKENQMPLQEKIKTEEDSAAAAIPTAAAASSWQDSVSERPPYSYMAMIQFAINSTEKKRMTLKDIYTWIEDHFPYFKHVAKPGWKNSIRHNLSLHDMFVRETSANGKISFWTIHPDANRCLTLDQVFKHQKKHLPDPQKNTGSNGSSKTEPQNARRKMKPLLPRINSYLVPIQFPLSQPLVLQPSMKVPLSTPQGASLNSSETFRSNKRVRIAPKTSLSTEESSSLPMAAVKEESQCDEGLFSPTHSLKESSSLPGEESASFPESVCIKEEEGSQLDDWLSPFASTLMVKEDPGLFLPVSSTKEKKQFTTLKSPPKGVSDTLVIKRRERREMGRSRRKQRLALPRSEEPVLVLPESNSFDPFRLGADRPFLQEGQPLENVSQLSCSQGEEGPFKTPVKDMFSKLPVSSTPSKVSATTTPPLGALDPWKSASLAKGSHELDFSPVRTLQLPFTPFQENQDLLGFNSTPFKNPLFESPRELLNTESSDMVHVPLTSSPAFIHESTKQSSVELPASGFTENRSLMEGLILDTMNDSLSKILLDISFPGLEDENLGTDISWSQLIPELK; via the exons ATGAGGACCAGCCCTCGCAGGCCCTTAATTCTCAAAAGACGGAAACTGACCCTCCCACAGAAGGATGCATCCAGTACTTCAACAAGAGATGAGAACAGTGGACAGGATGGAAAGACTTCAAagcaggagcacagccaggaggaCCCACACAACAGCCAACCCAGAGACAAAATGGACTGTGGCCTGCAGAAATTCCCAGCAGGAATAAAGATAATTGACCATCCTACCATGCCCAACACACAAGTGGTGGCCATCCCTACAAATGCTGATATCCAGAGCATCATAGAGGCActgacagcaaaaggaaaagaatgtggCAACAATGGGCCCAACAAGTTCATTCTCATTAGCAGTGGGGGCACGTCGCGTTCAGCAGGTCCAACACCATCACAGCATCTCCCATCAGAGAAGAAACCCTGTGCAGCGGCCAAGGCTGCAGATGGtcaagagagagagaagaatgtTGCACAGACACCTGGTCTTGCAGGCGGGACAACGGTCTGGCATTCAGGAACTGATTCTGCAGTTGGACAGGAACAGGAGAGCAACA gcagTGGCGAGACAATGAGCTCTGTGTTGGACAATAGTCTAACTAACATCCAGTGGCTGGGGAAGATGAGATCTGATGGGCTAAGTCCCTCTTCTGTgaagaaagacatggagaaaGAGAACCAGATGcctctgcaggaaaaaattaag ACTGAAGAagattctgctgctgctgctattcctaccgctgctgctgcctcctcatGGCAGGATTCAGTATCAGAACGACCTCCTTACTCCTACATGGCTATGATCCAGTTTGCCATCAACAGCACTGAGAAGAAGCGTATGACTCTGAAGGACATCTACACCTGGATTGAAGATCATTTCCCATATTTTAAACATGTGGCTAAGCCAGGTTGGAAG AACTCCATTCGGCACAACCTGTCCCTTCATGATATGTTTGTCCGTGAGACCTCTGCTAATGGTAAAATCTCATTCTGGACTATTCACCCTGATGCAAACCGTTGCCTAACTTTGGACCAGGTATTTAAG CACCAAAAGAAACACCTTCCAGATCCCCAGAAGAACACGGGAAGCAACggcagcagcaaaactgaacCCCAGAATGCAC GCCGAAAGATGAAGCCTTTGCTTCCTCGCATCAACTCCTACCTGGTTCCGATCCAGTTTCCTTTGAGTCAGCCTCTTGTCTTGCAGCCTTCTATGAAGGTTCCTCTATCCACGCCACAGGGAGCATCCCTCAACAGCTCAGAGACTTTCCGGAGCAATAAGCGTGTGCGCATTGCTCCAAAG ACGTCACTCTCTACAGAAGAGTCATCCTCTTTACCCATGGCTGCTGTCAAGGAGGAGAGTCAATGTGATGAAGGTTTATTTTCTCCAACCCATTCCCTAaaggagagcagctctctgcCTGGTGAGGAATCAGCTTCTTTCCCTGAGAGTGTCTGtataaaggaggaagaaggcTCTCAACTGGATGACTGGCTGTCCCCATTTGCCTCAACCCTAATGGTAAAGGAGGATCCAGGCTTGTTCCTCCCTGTCTCAtccacaaaggagaagaaacaattCACCACACTGAAGTCACCACCTAAGGGTGTTTCTGACACTCTAGTTATAAAGAGGCGGGAAAGGCGGGAAATGGGCAGATCCAGAAGGAAACAACGCCTAGCACTGCCTCGCTCAGAAGAGCCTGTCCTTGTTTTGCCAGAAAGCAACAGCTTTGACCCTTTCCGGTTAGGGGCAGACCGCCCCTTCCTCCAGGAAGGCCAGCCTCTTGAGAATGTATCACAGCTCAGCTGCTCGCAGGGGGAAGAGGGACCCTTTAAAACACCAGTCAAGGACATGTTCAGCAAATTGCCTGTTTCTTCTACTCCCAGCAAGGTCTCAGCAACTACTACCCCCCCACTAGGGGCCCTTGACCCCTGGAAGTCTGCATCCTTAGCCAAGGGAAGTCACGAGCTGGACTTCAGTCCGGTGAGAACCCTTCAGTTGCCATTCACACCCTTCCAGGAGAACCAGGACTTGCTGGGTTTTAACAGCACACCCTTTAAAAATCCCCTTTTTGAGTCCCCTCGGGAACTGCTCAATACAGAATCCAGTGACATGGTGCATGTCCCCCTCACAAGCTCTCCAGCTTTCATTCATGAGTCTACTAAGCAATCATCTGTTGAACTGCCAGCCTCTGGCTTTACTGAAAACCGATCACTCATGGAGGGCCTTATCCTGGACACCATGAATGACAGTCTGAGCAAAATCCTTCTAGATATCAGCTTTCCTGGTCTTGAGGATGAAAACTTAGGAACGGACATTAGTTGGTCTCAGCTGATACCTGAACTGAAGTAA
- the FOXM1 gene encoding forkhead box protein M1 isoform X1: protein MRTSPRRPLILKRRKLTLPQKDASSTSTRDENSGQDGKTSKQEHSQEDPHNSQPRDKMDCGLQKFPAGIKIIDHPTMPNTQVVAIPTNADIQSIIEALTAKGKECGNNGPNKFILISSGGTSRSAGPTPSQHLPSEKKPCAAAKAADGQEREKNVAQTPGLAGGTTVWHSGTDSAVGQEQESNSSGETMSSVLDNSLTNIQWLGKMRSDGLSPSSVKKDMEKENQMPLQEKIKTEEDSAAAAIPTAAAASSWQDSVSERPPYSYMAMIQFAINSTEKKRMTLKDIYTWIEDHFPYFKHVAKPGWKNSIRHNLSLHDMFVRETSANGKISFWTIHPDANRCLTLDQVFKPLDLGSPTSPEHSESHQKKHLPDPQKNTGSNGSSKTEPQNARRKMKPLLPRINSYLVPIQFPLSQPLVLQPSMKVPLSTPQGASLNSSETFRSNKRVRIAPKTSLSTEESSSLPMAAVKEESQCDEGLFSPTHSLKESSSLPGEESASFPESVCIKEEEGSQLDDWLSPFASTLMVKEDPGLFLPVSSTKEKKQFTTLKSPPKGVSDTLVIKRRERREMGRSRRKQRLALPRSEEPVLVLPESNSFDPFRLGADRPFLQEGQPLENVSQLSCSQGEEGPFKTPVKDMFSKLPVSSTPSKVSATTTPPLGALDPWKSASLAKGSHELDFSPVRTLQLPFTPFQENQDLLGFNSTPFKNPLFESPRELLNTESSDMVHVPLTSSPAFIHESTKQSSVELPASGFTENRSLMEGLILDTMNDSLSKILLDISFPGLEDENLGTDISWSQLIPELK from the exons ATGAGGACCAGCCCTCGCAGGCCCTTAATTCTCAAAAGACGGAAACTGACCCTCCCACAGAAGGATGCATCCAGTACTTCAACAAGAGATGAGAACAGTGGACAGGATGGAAAGACTTCAAagcaggagcacagccaggaggaCCCACACAACAGCCAACCCAGAGACAAAATGGACTGTGGCCTGCAGAAATTCCCAGCAGGAATAAAGATAATTGACCATCCTACCATGCCCAACACACAAGTGGTGGCCATCCCTACAAATGCTGATATCCAGAGCATCATAGAGGCActgacagcaaaaggaaaagaatgtggCAACAATGGGCCCAACAAGTTCATTCTCATTAGCAGTGGGGGCACGTCGCGTTCAGCAGGTCCAACACCATCACAGCATCTCCCATCAGAGAAGAAACCCTGTGCAGCGGCCAAGGCTGCAGATGGtcaagagagagagaagaatgtTGCACAGACACCTGGTCTTGCAGGCGGGACAACGGTCTGGCATTCAGGAACTGATTCTGCAGTTGGACAGGAACAGGAGAGCAACA gcagTGGCGAGACAATGAGCTCTGTGTTGGACAATAGTCTAACTAACATCCAGTGGCTGGGGAAGATGAGATCTGATGGGCTAAGTCCCTCTTCTGTgaagaaagacatggagaaaGAGAACCAGATGcctctgcaggaaaaaattaag ACTGAAGAagattctgctgctgctgctattcctaccgctgctgctgcctcctcatGGCAGGATTCAGTATCAGAACGACCTCCTTACTCCTACATGGCTATGATCCAGTTTGCCATCAACAGCACTGAGAAGAAGCGTATGACTCTGAAGGACATCTACACCTGGATTGAAGATCATTTCCCATATTTTAAACATGTGGCTAAGCCAGGTTGGAAG AACTCCATTCGGCACAACCTGTCCCTTCATGATATGTTTGTCCGTGAGACCTCTGCTAATGGTAAAATCTCATTCTGGACTATTCACCCTGATGCAAACCGTTGCCTAACTTTGGACCAGGTATTTAAG CCGCTGGACTTGGGGTCACCAACATCGCCTGAGCACTCTGAATCA CACCAAAAGAAACACCTTCCAGATCCCCAGAAGAACACGGGAAGCAACggcagcagcaaaactgaacCCCAGAATGCAC GCCGAAAGATGAAGCCTTTGCTTCCTCGCATCAACTCCTACCTGGTTCCGATCCAGTTTCCTTTGAGTCAGCCTCTTGTCTTGCAGCCTTCTATGAAGGTTCCTCTATCCACGCCACAGGGAGCATCCCTCAACAGCTCAGAGACTTTCCGGAGCAATAAGCGTGTGCGCATTGCTCCAAAG ACGTCACTCTCTACAGAAGAGTCATCCTCTTTACCCATGGCTGCTGTCAAGGAGGAGAGTCAATGTGATGAAGGTTTATTTTCTCCAACCCATTCCCTAaaggagagcagctctctgcCTGGTGAGGAATCAGCTTCTTTCCCTGAGAGTGTCTGtataaaggaggaagaaggcTCTCAACTGGATGACTGGCTGTCCCCATTTGCCTCAACCCTAATGGTAAAGGAGGATCCAGGCTTGTTCCTCCCTGTCTCAtccacaaaggagaagaaacaattCACCACACTGAAGTCACCACCTAAGGGTGTTTCTGACACTCTAGTTATAAAGAGGCGGGAAAGGCGGGAAATGGGCAGATCCAGAAGGAAACAACGCCTAGCACTGCCTCGCTCAGAAGAGCCTGTCCTTGTTTTGCCAGAAAGCAACAGCTTTGACCCTTTCCGGTTAGGGGCAGACCGCCCCTTCCTCCAGGAAGGCCAGCCTCTTGAGAATGTATCACAGCTCAGCTGCTCGCAGGGGGAAGAGGGACCCTTTAAAACACCAGTCAAGGACATGTTCAGCAAATTGCCTGTTTCTTCTACTCCCAGCAAGGTCTCAGCAACTACTACCCCCCCACTAGGGGCCCTTGACCCCTGGAAGTCTGCATCCTTAGCCAAGGGAAGTCACGAGCTGGACTTCAGTCCGGTGAGAACCCTTCAGTTGCCATTCACACCCTTCCAGGAGAACCAGGACTTGCTGGGTTTTAACAGCACACCCTTTAAAAATCCCCTTTTTGAGTCCCCTCGGGAACTGCTCAATACAGAATCCAGTGACATGGTGCATGTCCCCCTCACAAGCTCTCCAGCTTTCATTCATGAGTCTACTAAGCAATCATCTGTTGAACTGCCAGCCTCTGGCTTTACTGAAAACCGATCACTCATGGAGGGCCTTATCCTGGACACCATGAATGACAGTCTGAGCAAAATCCTTCTAGATATCAGCTTTCCTGGTCTTGAGGATGAAAACTTAGGAACGGACATTAGTTGGTCTCAGCTGATACCTGAACTGAAGTAA